The following are from one region of the Channa argus isolate prfri chromosome 6, Channa argus male v1.0, whole genome shotgun sequence genome:
- the LOC137129293 gene encoding olfactory receptor 52N5-like: MENISLHKHFILNGFNELGALRHFLFIPFLIMFVLSLSANSMLLYVVISQRSLHSPMYILIGGLAIVDLCFPLVSVPNMLLSFLFDWKGISLIGCLVQMHFIHLVGAFQSTVLVWMALDRYFAICTPLYYHKCMSLSRFLKFMIPLMVRNVLMITLVVSLAGRLSFCSSNVINHCFCEHMALVELACGTIAINNLVGLLTICLIMVLDVICIAVSYALIFSSVVRSGRSSVRTLHTCTTHIVVISISVILALTAFLSYRFRNHLPPIVSVFFSTMYPLLPSCFNPIIYGIRTTKIRQHILKTLTCCCFVKTVPHS, from the coding sequence ATGGAAAACATCTCTTTGCATAAACACTTTATTCTTAACGGCTTCAATGAACTGGGCGCATTAAGACATTTCCTTTTCATTCCTTTCCTCATTATGTTTGTCCTGTCACTGTCAGCCAACTCCATGCTGCTGTATGTTGTTATTTCACAAAGAAGCCTCCACTCTCCAATGTATATCCTGATTGGTGGATTAGCAATTGTGGACCTATGTTTCCCGCTAGTCTCTGTCCCCAACATGCTGCTAAGCTTTTTGTTTGACTGGAAGGGAATTTCCCTGATTGGCTGCCTCGTTCAGATGCACTTCATTCACCTTGTTGGGGCTTTTCAGTCCACAGTACTGGTGTGGATGGCACTGGACCGCTACTTTGCCATCTGCACTCCTCTGTACTACCACAAATGCATGTCACTATCAAGATTCCTCAAGTTTATGATCCCCCTCATGGTAAGAAATGTCCTTATGATCACACTGGTTGTGAGTCTGGCAGGAAGATTGTCATTCTGTTCTTCAAATGTGATAAACCACTGTTTCTGTGAGCACATGGCCTTGGTAGAGCTGGCCTGTGGAACCATTGCCATCAACAACCTGGTGGGATTGCTGACCATTTGCCTCATTatggtgcttgacgtcatctgTATTGCCGTCTCTTATGCTTTGATATTCAGCTCTGTAGTGAGGTCTGGCAGATCCAGTGTCAGAACACTTCACACCTGTACCACCCACATTGTGGTCATCAGCATCAGTGTGATTCTTGCACTTACTGCTTTCTTATCATACCGTTTCAGAAACCATCTTCCTcccattgtttctgttttcttcagCACCATGTACCCACTGTTACCTAGCTGTTTCAACCCAATAATCTATGGCATCAGAACCACCAAAATCCGACAGCATATCTTGAAGACGCTGACATGTTGCTGCTTTGTCAAAACTGTGCCCCATTCCTAA
- the LOC137129294 gene encoding olfactory receptor 52N2-like: MNISSHRHFILNGFNELQTLRPVLFLPFSIMFILSLSANSLLLYVVISQRSLHSPMYILIAGMAFVDLSLPLVFVPNMLLSFLFDWRGISLNGCLFQMYFIHFVGAFQSTLLGWMALDRYFAICRPLYYNECMALPKFLKFVIPLLIRNVFLVMVVVILAGRLTFCLSNVIEGCFCEHMALVELACGSTAINSLVGLISVFLVIVVDFLFTLTSYIIIFTSVLSSGISSAKALHTCVTHIVVISVSLVIVLTAFLSFRIRNNFPAAIRVFVSTMYPLFPSCFNPIIYGIRTKEIRQQILKILTCHFVKTVPQTLETNKNE, translated from the coding sequence ATGAAtatttcctcccacagacacTTTATTCTCAATGGTTTTAATGAGCTTCAAACCCTGAGGCCTGTTCTCTTCCTTCCCTTCTCCATCATGTTCATCTTGTCGCTGTCAGCTAACTCTCTGCTGCTGTACGTTGTCATTTCCCAAAGAAGCCTCCATTCACCGATGTACATTCTTATTGCTGGAATGGCATTCGTGGACCTGAGCCTCCCACTGGTCTTTGTTCCCAACATGCTGCTGAGCTTCTTGTTTGACTGGAGGGGAATCTCTCTGAACGGCTGCTTGTTTCAGATGTACTTTATTCACTTTGTAGGAGCTTTTCAGTCCACGTTGTTGGGATGGATGGCCCTGGACCGATACTTTGCCATCTGCAGACCTCTCTACTACAATGAATGCATGGCTTTACCAAAATTTCTAAAGTTTGTGATTCCACTTTTGATCAGAAATGTGTTCTTAGTTATGGTAGTAGTGATCCTAGCAGGAAGGCTGACATTCTGCTTAAGTAATGTGATAGAAGGCTGTTTCTGTGAGCACATGGCCTTGGTGGAGCTGGCCTGTGGAAGCACTGCCATCAACAGCCTGGTGGGGTTAATTTCAGTGTTCCTCGTCATTGTGGTTGATTTCTTGTTTACCCTCACTTCTTACATAATCATTTTCACCTCTGTGCTGAGCTCAGGGATATCAAGTGCAAAAGCTCTTCATACATGTGTTACGCACATTGTGGTAATCAGCGTCAGTCTGGTCATCGTACTCActgcttttctgtcatttcGCATCAGAAACAATTTTCCTGCAGCCATTCGAGTTTTTGTCAGCACCATGTACCCACTGTTCCCCAGCTGTTTCAACCCAATCATCTACGGTATCAGAACTAAAGAGATCCGACAGCAGATACTGAAGATTCTGACCTGTCACTTTGTCAAAACTGTGCCCCAAActttagaaacaaataaaaatgaataa